The Euphorbia lathyris chromosome 8, ddEupLath1.1, whole genome shotgun sequence genome has a window encoding:
- the LOC136203020 gene encoding uncharacterized protein At4g15970-like — protein sequence MNTFAADHTQKPSSPSSSNSNSWGKSNNLINRIAFLFILGVAVSFLLLYHSSYPFQSLLPSSSSSNLSIYQGYNESDLGKILKEAAMKDKTVILTTLNEAWAEPESIFDVFLESFKIGNDTNRLIKHLVIISLDEKAHVRCLAMHPHCYSLHSQPGDNFSSEAYFMTPTYLEMMWRRIDFLSTVLQLGYNFVFTDADIVWLRNPFPHFYKNVDFQIACDNYMGDPKNRHNSPNGGFNYVKSNKRSIKFYKFWYSSRLRFPGKHDQDVLNIIKFDPFINRIGLKMRFLDTKYFGGFCEPSRDFNLVCTMHANCCFGLGNKIHDLKLILQDWRRFMLATPHAKALSNFSWRAPDKCSTSSLHPPKKDKH from the exons ATGAACACTTTTGCAGCTGATCATACCCAGAAGCCGTCgtctccatcttcttcaaattcaaattcatgGGGGAAAAGTAATAATCTGATAAACAGAATAgcatttttattcattttaggaGTTGCTGTTTCCTTCCTTCTTCTCTATCACTCTTCCTATCCTTTTCAATCTCTTcttccatcttcttcttcctcaaatcTCTCCATCTACCAG GGGTACAATGAAAGTGATTTAGGAAAAATCTTAAAAGAAGCAGCAATGAAGGACAAAACAGTAATTTTAACAACATTAAACGAGGCATGGGCAGAACCGGAATCAATATTTGATGTATTCTTGGAGAGTTTTAAGATAGGAAACGACACAAACAGGCTAATAAAGCATTTGGTGATAATTTCATTGGACGAAAAAGCCCATGTTCGTTGCTTAGCAATGCATCCACATTGTTATTCACTCCACAGCCAACCAGGGGATAATTTCTCAAGTGAAGCATATTTCATGACTCCAACATACTTGGAGATGATGTGGAGACGAATTGATTTCTTATCTACTGTTCTTCAGTTGGGCTACAACTTTGTTTTTACG gacGCAGATATAGTGTGGCTTCGAAACCCATTTCCGCACTTCTACAAGAACGTGGATTTCCAAATAGCATGTGACAATTACATGGGGGATCCAAAAAATAGACATAACAGTCCAAATGGAGGATTCAACTATGTGAAATCAAATAAAAGAAGCATCAAATTCTACAAATTTTGGTACTCATCAAGATTGAGATTTCCAGGAAAACATGATCAAGATGTTCTCAATATTATCAAGTTTGATCCATTTATCAACCGAATTGGATTGAAAATGAGGTTTCTAGACACTAAATATTTTGGGGGATTTTGTGAACCAAGTAGAGATTTCAATTTGGTGTGCACAATGCATGCTAATTGTTGCTTTGGTTTGGGTAATAAAATTCATGATTTGAAGCTTATACTTCAAGATTGGAGAAGGTTTATGTTGGCAACTCCTCATGCTAAAGCTTTGTCTAATTTTTCTTGGAGAGCTCCTGATAAATGCAg TACGTCGTCGTTGCATCCTCCCAAAAAAGACAAGcattga